The following are from one region of the Corylus avellana chromosome ca1, CavTom2PMs-1.0 genome:
- the LOC132186702 gene encoding S-adenosylmethionine synthase 2, translating to METFLFTSESVNEGHPDKLCDQISDAVLDACLAQDAESKVACETCTKTNMVMVFGEITTKANVDYEKIVRDTCRAIGFVSDDVGLDADNCKVLVNIEQQSPDIAQGVHGHLTKRPEEIGAGDQGHMFGYATDETPELMPLSHVLATKLGARLTEVRKNGTCPWLRPDGKTQVTVEYYNDNGAMVPVRVHTVLISTQHDETVTNDEIAADLKEHVIKPVVPEKYLDEKTIFHLNPSGRFVIGGPHGDAGLTGRKIIIDTYGGWGAHGGGAFSGKDPTKVDRSGAYIVRQAAKSIVASGLARRCIVQVSYAIGVPEPLSVFVDTYATGKIPDKEILKIVKESFDFRPGMIAINLDLKRGGNGRFLKTAAYGHFGRDDSDFTWEVVKPLKWEKGQA from the coding sequence ATGGAGACCTTCCTATTTACCTCTGAATCAGTGAACGAGGGGCACCCAGACAAGCTCTGTGACCAGATCTCTGATGCGGTACTTGATGCTTGCCTAGCACAGGACGCTGAGAGCAAGGTGGCCTGTGAGACCTGCACCAAGACCAACATGGTCATGGTGTTCGGAGAGATCACAACCAAGGCCAATGTGGACTACGAGAAAATCGTGCGCGACACATGCAGAGCCATTGGGTTTGTTTCGGACGATGTCGGCCTGGACGCTGACAACTGCAAGGTCCTTGTCAACATTGAGCAGCAGAGCCCTGACATTGCTCAGGGCGTCCATGGTCACCTCACCAAGCGGCCTGAGGAGATTGGCGCTGGTGACCAGGGCCACATGTTTGGTTATGCAACAGACGAGACCCCTGAGTTGATGCCTTTGAGCCATGTGCTTGCAACCAAGCTCGGCGCTCGCCTCACTGAGGTCCGCAAGAATGGCACATGCCCGTGGCTTAGGCCAGATGGGAAAACCCAAGTCACTGTTGAGTATTACAATGACAATGGCGCAATGGTTCCTGTTCGTGTTCACACCGTGCTCATCTCTACTCAGCATGATGAGACCGTTACCAATGATGAGATTGCGGCTGATCTCAAAGAGCATGTGATCAAGCCTGTGGTTCCTGAGAAGTACCTTGACGAGAAGACCATCTTCCACCTTAACCCATCTGGTCGTTTTGTCATTGGTGGTCCTCATGGTGATGCTGGTCTCACCGGGCGGAAGATCATTATTGACACATATGGTGGATGGGGTGCTCATGGTGGTGGTGCATTTTCTGGCAAGGATCCGACAAAGGTGGATAGGAGTGGTGCTTACATTGTCAGGCAGGCTGCAAAGAGCATTGTGGCCAGTGGACTTGCCAGGAGGTGCATTGTGCAAGTCTCTTATGCCATTGGAGTTCCTGAGCCACTGTCGGTGTTTGTTGACACCTATGCTACCGGAAAGATTCCCGACAAAGAGATCCTCAAGATTGTGAAGGAGAGCTTTGATTTCAGGCCTGGTATGATCGCCATTAACCTTGATCTCAAGAGGGGTGGCAATGGCAGGTTCTTGAAGACCGCTGCTTATGGACATTTTGGCAGGGATGATTCTGACTTCACATGGGAGGTGGTGAAGCCCCTTAAGTGGGAGAAGGGCCAAGCTTAA
- the LOC132190373 gene encoding autophagy-related protein 8i-like, which produces MGKIQSFKKQYSFEERLEDAKNIIMKYPDRVPVVIERYSRTDLPEMEKKKYLVPRDMSVGQFIHILSSRLHLTPGKALFVFVKNTLPQTASPMDSIYDSYKDDDGFLYMCYSSEKTFG; this is translated from the exons ATGGGAAAGATTCAGTCTTTCAAGAAGCAATACTCATTTG AGGAACGCCTTGAAGACGCAAAGAATATAATTATGAAATACCCAGATCGAGTCCCT GTGGTCATCGAAAGATATTCAAGGACAGACCTGCctgaaatggagaagaaaaa ATACCTGGTTCCTCGGGACATGTCTGTTGGCCAATTTATCCACATATTAAGTAGCAGGCTGCATTTGACTCCTGGAAaagctctttttgtttttgtaaagaACACCTTACCTCAAACAG CTAGTCCTATGGATTCCATCTATGACTCTTACAAGGATGATGATGGGTTTCTGTATATGTGTTACAGCAGTGAGAAAACCTTTGGCTAA